The Leucoraja erinacea ecotype New England chromosome 22, Leri_hhj_1, whole genome shotgun sequence genome includes a region encoding these proteins:
- the LOC129707836 gene encoding protein SCO2 homolog, mitochondrial isoform X2, giving the protein MYARLGTCILQGQLLDIGQFLKLAAFRIEVAGRDGKAILSNAKRLSNGHLGTKTHNVSMETEWPLQAKSIVINCNHTVLKHFGTNLLSYSCTKRTQPTKKSSILPPQNTETLVNYSGKSVPLLTIHKASHRCLKEKLQFTAVQFLRTSSILNTCHLARGVMSVTPGNLILLTHRSFSKLSSDKNSGKSAKSQQITLQKKILVTCLFGAAVMGFCFYVHLEKKKQEKLKRHEQLKKLVLGQGDFNLLDHTGRPRTKSDFFGQWVLLYFGFTHCPDICPDEMEKMSNAILILDMDRALPSVQPIFITVDPERDGVKEMAKYIKDFHTRMIGLTGTPEQIKELGKAYRVYYSAGPKDEDNDYIVDHTIIIYLLNPDGLFIDYYNRSKTDQEIAESIRGHMKTHVQLFS; this is encoded by the coding sequence ATGTATGCAAGATTGGGCACCTGCATTTTACAGGGTCAACTTTTGGACATTGGCCAATTCCTGAAGTTAGCAGCTTTTCGTATCGAGGTTGCAGGCAGAGATGGCAAAGCGATTTTGAGTAATGCAAAACGTTTGAGTAATGGACACTTAGGAACAAAAACGCATAatgtcagcatggaaacagaatggCCTTTACAGGCTAAATCTATTGTTATCAACTGTAACCATACAGTTTTGAAACACTTTGGTACAAACCTGCTTTCCTATTCCTGTACTAAGAGAACCCAGCCAACTAAGAAATCATCTATACTGCCACCTCAGAACACTGAAACTCTAGTGAACTATTCAGGGAAAAGTGTCCCACTATTAACAATTCACAAAGCCTCACACCGTTGTTTGAAAGAGAAGCTTCAATTTACAGCTGTACAGTTTTTGAGAACCAGCAGTATATTAAATACCTGCCATCTTGCTCGTGGAGTTATGTCAGTAACACCAGGCAACTTAATCCTATTGACCCACAGATCATTCTCAAAGTTGTCTTCAGACAAAAATTCGGGGAAATCTGCCAAAAGCCAACAGATAACACTGCAGAAAAAAATTCTAGTGACTTGCCTCTTTGGAGCTGCTGTGATGGGATTTTGTTTCTATGTTCACTTGGAAAAAAAGAAACAGGAGAAGTTGAAACGCCATGAGCAGCTGAAGAAATTGGTACTTGGTCAAGGTGATTTCAACTTGCTAGATCACACTGGAAGACCCAGAACCAAGAGTGATTTCTTTGGCCAGTGGGTGCTGTTGTACTTTGGATTCACTCATTGCCCTGACATCTGCCCTGATGAGATGGAGAAGATGTCTAATGCAATACTCATTTTGGACATGGACAGAGCACTTCCATCTGTCCAACCTATTTTCATCACAGTGGATCCAGAAAGAGATGGAGTGAAAGAGATGGCAAAATACATCAAGGATTTTCACACTCGTATGATTGGGCTAACTGGGACCCCAGAACAGATCAAGGAACTGGGAAAGGCATATCGGGTGTATTACAGTGCTGGTCCAAAGGATGAAGATAATGACTACATTGTGGATCACACCATTATCATTTATCTTCTCAACCCTGATGGACTTTTCATCGATTACTACAATAGGAGCAAAACTGATCAGGAAATCGCTGAGAGTATCCGAGGCCACATGAAAACCCATGTTCAACTGTTCAGTTGA
- the LOC129707836 gene encoding protein SCO2 homolog, mitochondrial isoform X1 has product MSEVVGRGTGGIRKDRGVEQVNCRIGVALGLSADVKMYARLGTCILQGQLLDIGQFLKLAAFRIEVAGRDGKAILSNAKRLSNGHLGTKTHNVSMETEWPLQAKSIVINCNHTVLKHFGTNLLSYSCTKRTQPTKKSSILPPQNTETLVNYSGKSVPLLTIHKASHRCLKEKLQFTAVQFLRTSSILNTCHLARGVMSVTPGNLILLTHRSFSKLSSDKNSGKSAKSQQITLQKKILVTCLFGAAVMGFCFYVHLEKKKQEKLKRHEQLKKLVLGQGDFNLLDHTGRPRTKSDFFGQWVLLYFGFTHCPDICPDEMEKMSNAILILDMDRALPSVQPIFITVDPERDGVKEMAKYIKDFHTRMIGLTGTPEQIKELGKAYRVYYSAGPKDEDNDYIVDHTIIIYLLNPDGLFIDYYNRSKTDQEIAESIRGHMKTHVQLFS; this is encoded by the exons ATGAGTGAAGTCGTGGGGAGAGGAACAGGCGGAATTCGTAAAGATCGAGGCGTGGAGCAGGTGAATTGTAGGATCGGAGTGGCCCTTGGGCTCTCTGCAG ATGTGAAGATGTATGCAAGATTGGGCACCTGCATTTTACAGGGTCAACTTTTGGACATTGGCCAATTCCTGAAGTTAGCAGCTTTTCGTATCGAGGTTGCAGGCAGAGATGGCAAAGCGATTTTGAGTAATGCAAAACGTTTGAGTAATGGACACTTAGGAACAAAAACGCATAatgtcagcatggaaacagaatggCCTTTACAGGCTAAATCTATTGTTATCAACTGTAACCATACAGTTTTGAAACACTTTGGTACAAACCTGCTTTCCTATTCCTGTACTAAGAGAACCCAGCCAACTAAGAAATCATCTATACTGCCACCTCAGAACACTGAAACTCTAGTGAACTATTCAGGGAAAAGTGTCCCACTATTAACAATTCACAAAGCCTCACACCGTTGTTTGAAAGAGAAGCTTCAATTTACAGCTGTACAGTTTTTGAGAACCAGCAGTATATTAAATACCTGCCATCTTGCTCGTGGAGTTATGTCAGTAACACCAGGCAACTTAATCCTATTGACCCACAGATCATTCTCAAAGTTGTCTTCAGACAAAAATTCGGGGAAATCTGCCAAAAGCCAACAGATAACACTGCAGAAAAAAATTCTAGTGACTTGCCTCTTTGGAGCTGCTGTGATGGGATTTTGTTTCTATGTTCACTTGGAAAAAAAGAAACAGGAGAAGTTGAAACGCCATGAGCAGCTGAAGAAATTGGTACTTGGTCAAGGTGATTTCAACTTGCTAGATCACACTGGAAGACCCAGAACCAAGAGTGATTTCTTTGGCCAGTGGGTGCTGTTGTACTTTGGATTCACTCATTGCCCTGACATCTGCCCTGATGAGATGGAGAAGATGTCTAATGCAATACTCATTTTGGACATGGACAGAGCACTTCCATCTGTCCAACCTATTTTCATCACAGTGGATCCAGAAAGAGATGGAGTGAAAGAGATGGCAAAATACATCAAGGATTTTCACACTCGTATGATTGGGCTAACTGGGACCCCAGAACAGATCAAGGAACTGGGAAAGGCATATCGGGTGTATTACAGTGCTGGTCCAAAGGATGAAGATAATGACTACATTGTGGATCACACCATTATCATTTATCTTCTCAACCCTGATGGACTTTTCATCGATTACTACAATAGGAGCAAAACTGATCAGGAAATCGCTGAGAGTATCCGAGGCCACATGAAAACCCATGTTCAACTGTTCAGTTGA